In the genome of Aequorivita sp. H23M31, the window CATATGCAACCCATTTATTTAAAAAATTGATTACTATCTGAGGATGGCTTTTTGTTTTATCGCCAAGGGTATACGAAAGAATATTACAAGCGCCATTATATTCGATATTTAGAGAAGCTAATTTATCTAGTACTTCTATGAAAAATTGTTCTTCTTTATTAATATCCAGATTATATGATAAAAGATAAATCAATTCTATTTGGATCGCTATATCGGGTTCACTCCAAATTCTTCTTATTAAACCGTCAGCATTACTTATTACATCCCATTTATTTCTACATACAAACAAAATCGAAGGCCATATATTCTTGAACTCCTGATTTTGAAGGAATCTTTCGCATTCATCTTCGATAAATTCCAAAAATTCTTTATCGCGTTTTAATGATTCCGATTCAAATTGAGCTATAGATTGAAGGCCAATAATCATATTGGAGCTGTCACCAGTATGTATTAGCTCTTTAATCTTTAAAACAGTTTCTTCCCTTTCAGCTTTATATAATCCAGACAAAACTTTAGTTAGCAACCCTAATATTTTAGGATCATCTTGATTTAATATCTTAATATATAGATCATTTCCAAAATCAGAACTGGTAAATGAGGCTTTTTCAATACCAGTTAAAAATTCAATAAAGGTTCCATCGTTTTCTACTCTTTCCACAAGTGGAGTAAGGAAATTAAAAAGAATGTCCACATCCAAAGTCTCAAGATCTTTACAAAAATCATAATACTCTTGCCAAAAATCCCTTCTACTTTCTTTAGCATTGAGTCGGAATAAAAAATCTTCTTTTTTGTTCATACTATTTTATAAACCAAAGCCTTTTCCTCATAAACCCTATTCCTAAACATCTCTTGCGAAAACGCCTATTCTAAATTTATCTGTGGCTATTGTTATTCCTTAATTGTCTTTTCCTCCTAATCAAATCGGCAGCATACAAACTCACCAAAACTTTAGTTTTTTCGGGTGTCTTCTTAAGTATCCTGAGAGCTATCTTACTCCTCATAATTGTACATTTTTTAATTAACCGTCATGCCATCATCCTCTCCAACTTCTCCTTCCACTTCTCCCACCCAGGCATCTTCTCCCCTAACAATTTGTAAAACTCCTTGTTGTGGGCAGGAATAACCAAATGGCACAACTCATGGGTTATTACGTATTCAATACATCTGGCATTGGCTTTAATCAGCTCCGGATTCAAAATAATCTTCCCTTCCGCAGTACAGCTCCCCCATCGTTTCTTCATTCGTTTTATTTCAAAAGAACGTTTTTCGATCTCTTCCCGCTTAAACTTCTCTACAGCCAATTCCATAACCTGTTCAAATTTCCGTTTGGCAAGCCTATAATACCAAGCAGCCAACATCCGTTTCACCTTATCTTGACTAGGTGAAATAAGGGTAACCAACAGTTTACCCCCTGTAAGCTTGACGCTATCTTTATCACCCTGTTCAACCTTGAGCAAATAACGTTTTCCAAGATAAAAATGTGTTTCTCCTGAAACGTATTCCCGCGCAGGAGTTAGCGGTAAAAACGTCTCAAAATAGGCCTGTTGATTAACAATCCATCTGCCCCTATTCGCCACCTTCTTTTTTATATCCGCCATTGATGATTCCACGGGAGCAATCAAATGTACGCTGCTGTCTGGATGCACCTCAATAGCTAGGGTCTTTCGGGACGCTCTTTTTACCTTAAAATCAATGGTTTTAGAACCGTAAATTACGCTGTCCATCAATAGTTGTTTTTGGCCACCTTTAAACATTTGGCGAGTATGATATCTATTTCATCAAAATTTATTGACACCCCCAAGTCCTTTCGGTGCTCCATGAGATAATCCTCAATTTCATTTTCCATCTTGTTCTGAACATCCAAATTCTTCTTCCAATCCCGAATAGTCAGCTTTTCTATGATTTTTGTGATGTCAATTCCTGCAATGGCCAATTTATCCTGAATTCCTGCGGTTATTTTTTCCCCGTGCTTTTCGTTGATCACTTGGGCAATTGCACCAAATACAGCACGGGCTTCAGGACGGTCTTTCACTAAATCTGGGATTCCTTCTTGATATCCCTTATCAAAATCATTGCGCACCTTATTGATGCTTTCCAAGTATTCCTTTTCACTCATTCGCCCTTCGTGAAAATCGTTGATGGTCTGCTCAATCAGGTCGGAGAATTTCTTGTAATACGCCTCGTCCTTCTCCATATTTTCGGTAATCACCTTTTTCATTCGGTGTGCAATAAAATCCGCTTTTGATGCTGGGGTTTTGCCATAAGTTTCCAAAGCCTCTTCCACCATGTCCTTATCAAAAATGTTCACATCCTTGATAATTTCCATCACTTCATAAGCATTCACATAGGTATCCAATAGCTTTTTTACCCTGGGCTCGTATTCCTTATACGAAACAGCTTCCGCATACCGATACATAACCGAAACTCGAAGATTTTGCAATTTCTTTAGCTCATTTTTGTAAAAACCTATTTGCGAAGTGGTGAATTCCTCATAAAAAGTGTCCGATGCCATAGCCACTTGTAGCGTTCGTGCAAACTGCGACAATCGCTCATAAAATTCATCACGCACATCCTTTTGGGCTATACAGCGTTCCAAGGCCTCTATATCGTCCTTGTTCTTTACGCTTTTAAATATATCCCAAACCTCGGCATGGTGAATGGGCACTTTCCGCACCTCCTCGCTCATATCTGCCACCGCATTCAACAAATCATCTTCCTCAAAATCTTCCAAGGCACTGTATTCCGTCAAGGCCTCATCCAGTTTCCCCAAGACCCCCACATAGTCAATAATATAACCGTATTCCTTTCCTTTAAAAAGTCGGTTCACCCTCGCTATAGCTTGTAGCAGGTTGTGGCCTTTTAAGGGTTTTGCCAAATAAAGCAAAGTATTCACCGGCGCATCAAAACCAGTCAATAGCTTACTAACCACAATAAGCATCTCCACCTCGGTATCTTCTGGGTCAATAAACTTATCCACCACATAATTCTCGTAGGTATCTTGATCGCGGAACTGTTTCATCAAGCCTTCCCAATAGTTCCGGGAATCGGAACTCGATTCCTGCCAGACATCCTCATTGTCCTTCCGGCTATCGGGCGGGGTAAAAACCACTCGGGTGTTTATCTTTAATGCGGGATCTGTCTGCGTTTCAAAATACTTCTGGTATTTTATGGCTACATCAATCTTGGGCACGGCCAATTGTGCTTTTGCCCGGGTTCCCTGCCAGTTGGCGGTATAGTGTTTTGATATATCGTAGGCTATTTCCTCTACCACGCTATCGGATTCATATATTTTTGAAATTGAGGAAAATTTCTTCTTCAAATCCTTTTGTGCTTCCTCTGCTAGTGGTTTGGCCAAACGCTCAAATCCCTTGTCTATTTGCTCTTTGTTAATCTTTAACTTGGCGGAGCGGCCTTCGTATAGCAATGGTAAAACCGCACCATCCTTTACCGCCTGGTCTATGGTGTATTTATGGATAAAGCTCCCAAACTTACGGGCAGTGCTTTTTTCGGTTTTCATCAATGGCGTACCTGTAAAACCAATATAAGAAGCATTGGGCAAAATCTTTTTCATACTAGCGTGGGCAGTTCCGTAATTGCTACGGTGGCTTTCATCCACCAATACAAATATGTTTTGTGAGTCTTTTATTTTTACTCTGTTAGACGCCACTTGAAACTTATCTATAATGGTGGTGATAATTTCATTGCCTTTGTCCTTTAGTAATTCGGTTAGATGGCTCCCACTTTGTGCTTTCTCTACTCGCTTGCCACAATTTTGAAAGGTTTTATAAATTTGTTTGTCCAGGCTTATTCTATCGGTAACTATTACAACCCGCGGATTCGGAATTTCAGGATCCAACGCCAAGGCTTTTGAAAGCATAACCATCGTCAGCGACTTCCCACTTCCGGTAGTATGCCAGATAACGCCACCGTATCTATTGCCATCCCCATCCTTCTGTTTCACCCGGGCCATGGTGTCCTGTACCGCGAAATACTGCTGGTACCGCCCTATTTTTTTGATGGGGCCGTCAAAAACAATGTATTTGTAAGCAAGCTCCATCACCCGCTGCGGACTACAAAGCGATACCAAACTTTTATCTTGTGTGGTAGGTAGCCTATCTTCAGATAAAGCACTCCCCTTCGCTGTTTTTAATAACTTCTGAACCTGCTTTTCGTTCTCTTCTTTCCAAACACTCCAAAACTTGGCAGGAGTTCCTGTGGTTCCGTATTTCACTTCATTGGGATGCACAGCCACCAACAATTGCGCAAAATAAAACAAGCGGGGAATACCACCTTCCTTCCGCTGATTGCGCAACATTTGCGAAATAGCCTCGTCAATAGATTCGTTTTTGTCCCTTCGTTTGTTCTCTATCACTACAAACGGAATCCCATTGACAAACAACACCAAATCTGGACGGCGTTTCCCGTTAATGCCCTCTACCTCAAACTCCTCAGTGACATGAAAACTGTTGTTTTCTATATTTTCCCAATCAATATATCTTAAAGTAAACCCTTTGCTATCGCCCTGAATAGTCTCAGTAAAACTTTTGCCCAAGGTCAGCAGGTCGTACACTTTTTCGTTGGTGCGGGAAAGGCCTTCATCTGGTACCGACTTTAAGGCATTGATGGCCGCTTGTATGCTGCCTGTGGAAAATTTATAATCCTCCCCCTTATACTCAAAACTGTTTATCTTGCTTAGCTGTTTAGTCAAAATGTCCTCCAGCAAAACACTTGTAAATAAACCATCTCGCTCCTGTACCGCTTTTTCAGGAGTTATATAGTCCCAGCCTAACTTCTGAAGCAGATTCAGGGCGGGAGTTTGGGAATCTTGAGATTCGGTGTAGTTTGATACGGCCATTTATTCTATATTATTTCTCCCTTTGGGGAATTTCTATTTTACTGTTAAAAACATTGTTTTTACTGTTGATTAATACTAAATTTGTCATAGTAAAAAGGATTGGGCTTTTCCCGGTCGACAAGAAACCTAGGTTATATGCTTAGGTTTTTTGTTTTTAGGGGAACACCTTTATTCTTTTTATTTTTGATTCTAATATGTCGTACGCTCTGTTATTCTGATTAGGTCGCAAATATTGTAATCCTATCGGTCTAGCAGTCAAATCAGCCAGCTGTAAACCAGTTGAATTTGATCTTTTATCAGCAAAAACGGGTTCAAAACTTATTTTGTCGAAATTAAAGTTTTTCCAGCCCACTCGTTGCCCTCCGCTACAAATCCTTCGAAATTCCAACTCCAAAGCATCATCTTCTTTTTTACCTCTTTTTTCAAAAACAAAACATATATTGTCACCAGCATCATTATTAAAAACCAATTGTTTATAAATTATTTCCAGTCCAAACTGCATCCCTAGGTTATAGGGATTATTGGGAGATAAATATTTTTCAGTCAGCTTTTGTTTGTCAATAACAATGGCATAAATTTCAAAATTGATATTGACTATAAGTTCATTTAAATCATTAAGAAAGTTTTCTCTTAGCGCTTGATCAGTTCTTAAAAAACTGAAATCTCCTTTTTGTTTCCGTATATGGTGTTCGTGGAGGATTACTTGGTCGTGATTATAATATTTGATTTTAAAATCCTGAATTTTTGACACGCTATTGTGGATATATTCTTCAACCTTAAAGCAACAAAAAGATAAGACGAAAATGGGGTAGCCCGCATCAATATTTTGTGTGCCGTGGTCACCAAATTCGTCAACATAGATAATATAGTTCCCTTTTTTTATCATACCACTTTTTCAGGAGTTATATAGTCCCAACCTAGCTTCTGAAACAGATTCAGAGCGGAATTTGTGAGTCTTGGGATTCGGTGTAGTTTATTTTCATAATTCCTTTTTTAATAAAATCTATCTATGGTATCTGCTTTTTGGTCTAAAGGGTTTTCTGATAATAACATCCGCCCTACTTTTTGCAATACAAACATCATTCGAGATTAAATAACCCAGAGCATAATGACCACCAAAATATTTAGTATCTTCGTGATGCTCGTCTTGATAATCTTTGCTTATATCTCCTCTTACTTCTTCACAATTTTGGTCATTTTTTATTTTCCATAAGTAATTATAGAAAGACGAATTATTTGCTGCAACAAAAAACTTGATACTATTTTCTCTTTCAATATGCCAAAGATTTTTAGAAAGTGTTAAAATATATTCTCCGGCTCGCGAATTTTTTATTAATCCATCAATAGTGAATATGATAGAATCATCAATTAGAACAGGAATTTTTCTATCGAATAAAAACTCTTCCTGTTCTCCTCGGGCATAGTAATGTGCATTCATTAATGAATTCACATCTCCGTCAAACTCTTCAAAAGACTTTAAAATTGAATCTATTCCCTGATAAATAGTCGCAATTTCAACATCTGTTAATTCAGCAACATATTGGTCTATGAATTTTGAATGGTCTGCGCGATCCCGTATGCACGGAGCTTTTAAGTTTTCTTTTAATTCCGTTAGTAATTGAAATATGGTGTCAAAAATTGTTTGATCTTCATTTTCCAATAATTGAATCGTTATGAGTTGTTCTAAATGAAATGATTTTAATCTGAAATTTTCATTTTTTTCCTTGCAGGTATTTTTCCATCCTTTTATGAATTTCACACTCTTTCTGAAATCATCATTAATTTTATTAATTTCTGAAGCAACTGCTATATACCCTAATGGATCGGTTTTTATCCATTTCATTTGTTGATGGGAAGCTTGAAGCTTATAATAGAATTCTTGTTTTTTCCGGTGAGATCGATATTGAACAATTTCAGGCACCAAGAATGTATCATCATTAAATTCATTTTTTCCCCAAACTTTTGC includes:
- a CDS encoding M48 family metallopeptidase, which translates into the protein MDSVIYGSKTIDFKVKRASRKTLAIEVHPDSSVHLIAPVESSMADIKKKVANRGRWIVNQQAYFETFLPLTPAREYVSGETHFYLGKRYLLKVEQGDKDSVKLTGGKLLVTLISPSQDKVKRMLAAWYYRLAKRKFEQVMELAVEKFKREEIEKRSFEIKRMKKRWGSCTAEGKIILNPELIKANARCIEYVITHELCHLVIPAHNKEFYKLLGEKMPGWEKWKEKLERMMA
- a CDS encoding type I restriction endonuclease subunit R, translating into MAVSNYTESQDSQTPALNLLQKLGWDYITPEKAVQERDGLFTSVLLEDILTKQLSKINSFEYKGEDYKFSTGSIQAAINALKSVPDEGLSRTNEKVYDLLTLGKSFTETIQGDSKGFTLRYIDWENIENNSFHVTEEFEVEGINGKRRPDLVLFVNGIPFVVIENKRRDKNESIDEAISQMLRNQRKEGGIPRLFYFAQLLVAVHPNEVKYGTTGTPAKFWSVWKEENEKQVQKLLKTAKGSALSEDRLPTTQDKSLVSLCSPQRVMELAYKYIVFDGPIKKIGRYQQYFAVQDTMARVKQKDGDGNRYGGVIWHTTGSGKSLTMVMLSKALALDPEIPNPRVVIVTDRISLDKQIYKTFQNCGKRVEKAQSGSHLTELLKDKGNEIITTIIDKFQVASNRVKIKDSQNIFVLVDESHRSNYGTAHASMKKILPNASYIGFTGTPLMKTEKSTARKFGSFIHKYTIDQAVKDGAVLPLLYEGRSAKLKINKEQIDKGFERLAKPLAEEAQKDLKKKFSSISKIYESDSVVEEIAYDISKHYTANWQGTRAKAQLAVPKIDVAIKYQKYFETQTDPALKINTRVVFTPPDSRKDNEDVWQESSSDSRNYWEGLMKQFRDQDTYENYVVDKFIDPEDTEVEMLIVVSKLLTGFDAPVNTLLYLAKPLKGHNLLQAIARVNRLFKGKEYGYIIDYVGVLGKLDEALTEYSALEDFEEDDLLNAVADMSEEVRKVPIHHAEVWDIFKSVKNKDDIEALERCIAQKDVRDEFYERLSQFARTLQVAMASDTFYEEFTTSQIGFYKNELKKLQNLRVSVMYRYAEAVSYKEYEPRVKKLLDTYVNAYEVMEIIKDVNIFDKDMVEEALETYGKTPASKADFIAHRMKKVITENMEKDEAYYKKFSDLIEQTINDFHEGRMSEKEYLESINKVRNDFDKGYQEGIPDLVKDRPEARAVFGAIAQVINEKHGEKITAGIQDKLAIAGIDITKIIEKLTIRDWKKNLDVQNKMENEIEDYLMEHRKDLGVSINFDEIDIILAKCLKVAKNNY
- a CDS encoding DUF3800 domain-containing protein; the encoded protein is MIKKGNYIIYVDEFGDHGTQNIDAGYPIFVLSFCCFKVEEYIHNSVSKIQDFKIKYYNHDQVILHEHHIRKQKGDFSFLRTDQALRENFLNDLNELIVNINFEIYAIVIDKQKLTEKYLSPNNPYNLGMQFGLEIIYKQLVFNNDAGDNICFVFEKRGKKEDDALELEFRRICSGGQRVGWKNFNFDKISFEPVFADKRSNSTGLQLADLTARPIGLQYLRPNQNNRAYDILESKIKRIKVFP
- a CDS encoding nucleotide-binding domain-containing protein, encoding MAKNKIESFLRTFVKENISPKQEDISFVSEVYKSFTDVLGQGNCRQIGSLPRYTAIRPLHDLDVLYKISDENFDTQNSESFLKELLEQLERKYVNPTSYEIQTTVQTHSISFLFMNGEDEVFAVDIVPAKVWGKNEFNDDTFLVPEIVQYRSHRKKQEFYYKLQASHQQMKWIKTDPLGYIAVASEINKINDDFRKSVKFIKGWKNTCKEKNENFRLKSFHLEQLITIQLLENEDQTIFDTIFQLLTELKENLKAPCIRDRADHSKFIDQYVAELTDVEIATIYQGIDSILKSFEEFDGDVNSLMNAHYYARGEQEEFLFDRKIPVLIDDSIIFTIDGLIKNSRAGEYILTLSKNLWHIERENSIKFFVAANNSSFYNYLWKIKNDQNCEEVRGDISKDYQDEHHEDTKYFGGHYALGYLISNDVCIAKSRADVIIRKPFRPKSRYHR